From Pseudomonas vanderleydeniana, the proteins below share one genomic window:
- the ubiB gene encoding ubiquinone biosynthesis regulatory protein kinase UbiB: protein MKLLAVRRLLRIQRVVIRYRLDDLLFDLPLPWFLLALRFVLPWRWFPRKPLELSRGARLRLALQDLGPIFIKFGQILSTRRDLLPEDIADELMLLQDRVPPFDPQKAVALIEAQLGRKISEVFSRFDIEPLASASVAQVHAAQLKSGEEVVVKVIRPGLKPVIAQDLAWLFLLARTAERLSADARLLHPVDVVSDYEKTIYDELDLLREAANASQLRRNFEGSDVMYVPQVYWDWCRPKVLVMERIYGIQVTDLATLADQRTDMKMLAERGVEIFFTQVFRDSFFHADMHPGNIFVSTVNPWSPKYIAIDCGIVGSLTPQDQDYLARNLFAFFKRDYRRVAQLHIDSGWVPADTRLNEFEAAIRTVCEPIFEKPLKDISFGQVLMRLFQTARRFNMEVQPQLVLLQKTLLNIEGLGRQLYPELDLWSTAQPFLERWMRERVSPKTLLGNLQSQVEQLPHLANMTRDLLERLSQPHAADPEPPYKKRKDDWLLRLLGSLHLGGGAFLAANGPLHELGHWPAGIMLAVGLYLVVRR, encoded by the coding sequence ATGAAGCTGCTCGCCGTCCGCCGTCTGTTGCGCATCCAGCGCGTCGTGATCCGCTACCGTCTCGATGACCTGCTGTTCGATCTGCCCCTGCCCTGGTTCCTCCTGGCCCTGCGCTTTGTCCTGCCGTGGCGCTGGTTCCCGCGCAAGCCGCTGGAGCTGAGCCGCGGCGCACGCCTGCGCCTGGCGCTACAGGACCTGGGACCGATATTCATCAAGTTCGGGCAGATCCTCTCGACCCGTCGCGACCTGCTGCCCGAGGACATCGCCGACGAGCTGATGCTGCTGCAGGACCGCGTGCCGCCGTTCGACCCGCAGAAAGCCGTGGCACTGATCGAGGCGCAGCTGGGGCGCAAGATCAGCGAGGTTTTCAGCCGCTTCGACATCGAGCCACTGGCCTCGGCCTCGGTGGCCCAGGTCCACGCCGCGCAGCTCAAGAGTGGCGAGGAAGTGGTGGTGAAGGTCATCCGTCCGGGCCTCAAGCCGGTGATCGCCCAGGACCTGGCATGGCTGTTCCTACTCGCCCGTACGGCCGAAAGGCTCTCCGCCGATGCCCGCCTGCTGCATCCGGTGGATGTGGTCAGCGACTACGAGAAGACCATCTACGACGAGCTCGATCTGCTGCGCGAGGCGGCCAATGCCAGCCAGCTGCGGCGCAATTTCGAAGGTTCGGACGTGATGTACGTACCCCAGGTCTACTGGGACTGGTGCCGGCCGAAAGTGCTGGTGATGGAGCGCATCTACGGTATCCAGGTCACCGATCTCGCCACCCTTGCCGACCAGCGCACCGACATGAAGATGCTCGCCGAGCGCGGCGTGGAGATCTTCTTCACCCAGGTGTTCCGCGACAGCTTCTTCCACGCCGACATGCACCCCGGCAACATCTTCGTCAGCACCGTGAACCCGTGGAGTCCGAAGTACATCGCCATCGACTGCGGCATCGTCGGCAGCCTGACCCCGCAGGACCAGGACTACCTGGCCCGCAACCTGTTCGCCTTCTTCAAGCGTGACTACCGCCGCGTCGCCCAGTTGCACATCGACTCGGGCTGGGTACCGGCGGACACCCGGCTCAACGAATTCGAGGCAGCGATCCGGACCGTTTGCGAGCCGATCTTCGAGAAGCCGCTGAAGGACATTTCCTTCGGCCAGGTGCTGATGCGCCTGTTCCAGACCGCCCGACGCTTCAACATGGAAGTCCAGCCACAACTGGTGCTGCTGCAGAAAACCCTGCTGAACATCGAAGGCCTGGGCCGCCAGCTGTACCCGGAGCTGGACCTGTGGAGCACCGCGCAACCGTTCCTCGAACGCTGGATGCGCGAGCGCGTCAGCCCGAAAACCCTGCTGGGCAACCTGCAGAGCCAGGTCGAGCAACTGCCGCACCTGGCCAACATGACCCGCGACCTGCTCGAGCGCCTGTCGCAGCCCCACGCTGCCGATCCCGAGCCGCCCTACAAAAAGCGCAAGGACGACTGGCTGCTGCGCCTGCTCGGCTCGCTGCACCTGGGTGGCGGCGCCTTTCTCGCCGCCAACGGCCCGTTGCATGAGCTGGGCCATTGGCCCGCGGGTATCATGCTGGCCGTTGGTTTGTATCTGGTCGTGCGCCGATAG
- a CDS encoding ubiquinone biosynthesis accessory factor UbiJ — translation MLLSGLLAGVEHGLNRVLRMDSTALGRLGHLTGKVIEVDSPALKLFILPSDEGLLLAAHWAAEADCILRAPTSSLLNLALSKDKSAVLHGPDVHLEGDSAVLLDLAGVLQDLELDWEYELSRWLGPVATQLVSGHLRSRAGWYRQGFASLNQNLAEYLSEESRTLVGKHEAEARFAELDRLKLDLERLEARFERLSRSLNSSDNA, via the coding sequence ATGCTGCTCAGCGGCCTTCTCGCCGGCGTCGAACACGGCCTCAACCGTGTCCTGCGCATGGACAGCACCGCCCTTGGTCGCCTCGGCCACCTGACGGGCAAGGTCATCGAGGTCGACAGTCCGGCCTTGAAGCTGTTCATCCTGCCCAGCGACGAAGGCCTGCTGCTGGCGGCCCACTGGGCCGCCGAAGCCGACTGCATTCTGCGTGCCCCCACCTCCAGCCTGCTCAACCTGGCCCTGAGCAAGGACAAGAGTGCCGTGCTCCATGGCCCGGACGTGCACCTGGAGGGCGACAGCGCGGTGCTGCTGGACCTCGCCGGCGTGCTGCAGGACCTGGAGCTGGACTGGGAGTACGAGCTGTCGCGCTGGCTCGGCCCGGTCGCCACGCAACTGGTCAGCGGCCACCTGCGCAGCCGTGCCGGCTGGTACCGCCAGGGCTTTGCCAGCCTCAATCAGAACCTGGCCGAGTACCTCAGCGAAGAGTCGCGCACGCTGGTCGGCAAACACGAGGCCGAAGCCCGTTTCGCCGAACTCGACCGGCTCAAGCTAGACCTAGAACGACTCGAGGCGCGTTTCGAACGCCTCTCCCGATCCCTCAATTCCAGCGATAACGCATGA
- the ubiE gene encoding bifunctional demethylmenaquinone methyltransferase/2-methoxy-6-polyprenyl-1,4-benzoquinol methylase UbiE, translating into MTDQRKGSDAEPTTHFGYKNVPESEKAGKVAEVFHSVAAKYDLMNDVLSGGMHRLWKRFTIELSGVRTGNRVLDIAGGTGDLAAKFSHLVGPTGQVVLADINASMLKVGRDRLLDRGVAGNIEFVQADAEKLPFPDNHFDCVTIAFGLRNVTHKEDALRSMLRVLKPGGRLLVLEFSKPTNALMSKVYDAYSFAFMPLAGKLITNDSESYRYLAESIRMHPDQETLKSMMVDAGFDRVTYHNMTSGIVALHRGIKP; encoded by the coding sequence ATGACTGATCAGCGCAAAGGCAGCGATGCCGAACCCACCACCCACTTCGGCTACAAGAACGTGCCGGAAAGCGAAAAGGCCGGCAAGGTAGCCGAGGTCTTTCACTCGGTGGCCGCCAAGTACGACCTGATGAACGACGTCCTCTCCGGTGGCATGCACCGCCTGTGGAAGCGTTTCACCATCGAACTGTCGGGCGTGCGCACCGGTAACCGGGTACTGGACATCGCCGGCGGCACCGGCGACCTGGCAGCCAAGTTCTCGCACCTGGTGGGCCCTACCGGCCAGGTGGTGCTGGCCGACATCAATGCCTCCATGCTCAAGGTCGGTCGTGACCGCCTGCTCGATCGCGGCGTGGCCGGCAATATCGAATTCGTCCAGGCCGACGCGGAAAAGCTGCCGTTCCCGGACAATCACTTCGACTGCGTGACCATCGCCTTCGGCCTGCGCAACGTCACCCACAAGGAAGATGCCCTGCGTTCCATGCTGCGGGTGCTCAAGCCCGGTGGCCGCCTGCTGGTGCTGGAGTTCTCCAAGCCGACCAACGCGCTGATGTCCAAGGTCTACGACGCCTATTCGTTCGCATTCATGCCGCTGGCCGGCAAGCTGATCACCAACGACTCGGAAAGCTATCGCTACCTGGCCGAATCGATCCGCATGCACCCTGACCAGGAAACCCTCAAGTCGATGATGGTGGACGCCGGCTTCGACCGCGTGACCTACCACAACATGACCTCGGGGATCGTTGCCCTGCACCGCGGCATCAAGCCCTGA
- a CDS encoding polyhydroxyalkanoic acid system family protein — MARISVERTHHLGLAGARGKAEALVQKLADQYGLAPSWSGDTVSLKRSGVTGEVKIGEDRIRVDVELGMLMSAMSGTIKSEIEKALDKALA; from the coding sequence ATGGCCCGGATTAGTGTCGAGCGTACCCACCACCTTGGTCTGGCAGGCGCTCGTGGGAAAGCCGAGGCGCTGGTGCAGAAACTGGCCGACCAGTATGGCCTGGCGCCGAGCTGGTCGGGTGATACCGTCAGCCTCAAGCGTTCCGGTGTCACTGGCGAGGTGAAGATCGGCGAGGATCGCATCAGGGTCGATGTCGAGCTGGGGATGTTGATGTCGGCCATGAGCGGCACCATCAAGAGCGAGATCGAGAAGGCGCTGGACAAGGCGCTGGCCTGA
- a CDS encoding phasin family protein, with translation MAKVSLKKKSDVQPTALAEVKLYARKIWLAGLGAYAKVGKEGSEYFQELVKAGQVVEKEGKKAVDAKLEAANSQIDNVKSDVGGLKGRVEVQLDKVEKAFDSRVASALNRIGIPSKHDVEALSAKLDELTALLERVARKH, from the coding sequence ATGGCCAAAGTCAGTCTGAAGAAAAAATCCGACGTTCAGCCCACCGCCCTGGCTGAAGTGAAACTCTATGCCCGCAAGATCTGGTTGGCGGGCCTGGGCGCCTACGCCAAGGTCGGCAAGGAAGGCAGCGAGTACTTCCAGGAACTCGTCAAGGCCGGCCAAGTGGTTGAAAAGGAAGGCAAAAAGGCTGTCGATGCGAAGCTTGAAGCCGCCAACAGCCAGATCGATAACGTCAAGAGCGACGTCGGTGGCCTCAAGGGCCGGGTCGAAGTGCAACTGGACAAGGTCGAGAAAGCCTTCGACAGCCGAGTCGCCAGTGCCTTGAATCGTATCGGGATTCCGTCTAAACATGACGTTGAGGCACTCTCTGCTAAGCTCGATGAGTTGACGGCATTGCTCGAACGTGTCGCGCGTAAACATTAA
- a CDS encoding phasin family protein, whose translation MAGKKNTEKEGSSWIGKVEEYSRKIWLAGLGVYSKIDSDGSKLFESLVKDGEKAEKLTKSAVGKTVEAAKDSAGSAKSRITGVKERALGKWDELEEAFDKRLNSAISRLGVPSRHEVKALHSKVDTLTKQIEQLTGQKVTPVATKTAAAKPAAKTAAKPLAKAAAAKPAAKPAAKTAAAKPAAKPAAKPAAKPAAKTAAAKPATKPAAKPVAAKPAAKPATKPAAKPAAAKPAAKPAAKPAAAKKPAAAKPAAAKPAAVAKPAAPAAAKPAVAPATTNSVAPATAAAPAATPAPSAPTSQS comes from the coding sequence ATGGCTGGCAAAAAGAATACTGAGAAAGAAGGCAGCTCGTGGATCGGGAAGGTTGAGGAATACTCCCGCAAGATCTGGCTTGCCGGTTTAGGCGTGTACTCGAAAATCGACAGTGACGGCAGCAAGCTCTTCGAGAGCCTGGTCAAGGATGGCGAGAAGGCCGAGAAACTGACCAAGAGCGCCGTTGGCAAGACCGTCGAGGCGGCCAAGGACTCTGCCGGTTCCGCCAAGTCGCGCATCACTGGCGTCAAGGAGCGCGCGCTGGGCAAGTGGGACGAGCTGGAAGAGGCGTTCGACAAGCGTCTGAACAGCGCCATCTCGCGCCTGGGCGTGCCCAGCCGCCATGAAGTGAAGGCGCTGCACAGCAAGGTCGACACCCTGACCAAGCAGATCGAGCAACTCACTGGCCAGAAAGTGACGCCGGTGGCAACGAAGACGGCGGCAGCCAAGCCTGCGGCGAAGACGGCAGCCAAACCGCTGGCCAAGGCCGCAGCCGCTAAACCAGCCGCCAAGCCCGCGGCCAAAACCGCGGCGGCCAAGCCAGCAGCGAAACCTGCGGCCAAGCCGGCCGCAAAACCCGCTGCCAAGACGGCGGCAGCCAAACCTGCCACGAAGCCTGCAGCCAAGCCGGTTGCGGCCAAGCCTGCGGCGAAACCGGCAACCAAGCCTGCGGCGAAACCCGCTGCTGCAAAACCGGCGGCCAAACCTGCCGCGAAGCCAGCCGCTGCGAAAAAACCGGCAGCGGCCAAGCCCGCAGCAGCGAAGCCGGCAGCCGTAGCCAAGCCTGCGGCCCCCGCCGCCGCAAAACCGGCAGTGGCCCCAGCCACCACCAACTCGGTGGCCCCGGCCACCGCCGCCGCTCCGGCTGCGACCCCAGCTCCATCGGCGCCGACCTCTCAGTCCTGA
- a CDS encoding TetR/AcrR family transcriptional regulator: MKTRDRILECTLQLFNQKGEPNVSTMEIANEMGISPGNLYYHFHGKEPLVLGLFERFQAELTPLLDPPADVELAPEDYWFFLHLIVERLAQYRFLFQDLSNLASRLPKLARGIRNLLNALKRTLASLLARLKAQGFILSETQALGQLVEQITLTLLFSLDYQRILGREGEVRLVVYQIMMLVAPHLLPPARLATERMALRYLEDHE, from the coding sequence ATGAAAACCCGCGACCGGATTCTTGAATGCACGCTGCAACTGTTCAACCAGAAAGGCGAACCGAATGTCTCGACCATGGAGATCGCCAATGAAATGGGGATCAGCCCGGGTAACCTGTACTACCACTTCCATGGCAAGGAACCCCTGGTGCTCGGTCTCTTCGAGCGCTTCCAGGCGGAGCTGACCCCGTTGCTCGACCCGCCGGCGGACGTCGAGCTGGCGCCCGAGGACTACTGGTTCTTCCTGCACCTGATCGTCGAGCGCCTGGCCCAATACCGCTTCCTGTTCCAGGACCTGTCCAACCTGGCCAGCCGCCTGCCCAAGCTGGCCCGGGGCATTCGCAACCTGCTCAACGCCCTCAAGCGCACCCTGGCCTCACTGCTCGCGCGGCTGAAAGCCCAGGGGTTCATCCTCAGCGAAACCCAGGCACTCGGGCAACTGGTCGAGCAGATCACCCTGACCCTGCTGTTTTCACTGGACTACCAGCGGATCCTGGGGCGCGAGGGCGAGGTGCGGCTGGTGGTGTACCAGATCATGATGCTGGTGGCGCCACACCTGCTGCCGCCGGCACGGCTGGCGACCGAGCGGATGGCCCTGCGTTATCTCGAAGACCACGAATAG